In Terriglobus sp. TAA 43, a single window of DNA contains:
- a CDS encoding carboxypeptidase-like regulatory domain-containing protein codes for MQNSIQKEGDTHRTGTVSTTSVAYLRWLIHAKRASHGSSTKCSLRKHGLQAVVLSLAMAAVANAQSTFGTVRGTVQDATGSVVPSATVTVHSMAENTDHIVTSNGAGEFNLENLKPGQYRVTVHSDGFADSIMSSVTLAARQELRIPVTLAVSSNGEVVNVEASSAVINTENAAIGDEKSNLELTQLPLNNRASTTSPIGALGLSPNVQTDSSGNIAIGGASSSMVNFSVDGISTANVRSNGALQDAYPSQEGIAAMKITAFNNNAEFSQVGDVTFVTKSGGNSYHGSLFEYLQNDALDASPYGFSGKAPKRFNTFGGSIGGPIALPHIYDGHNKTFFFATYEGNRRRLSVAQQFLVPTQTERNGDLSDLGGPQIAASRISPTAKALLAYYPLPNVSGQSNYNYEHFQSTPASTDGADLRIDQTINSKQSIYARFSRKNITQNVANPLLPNDVDSIHNRSLLVSHTYTITPHLLNEFRFGFTNVLTNVNFGIRGIDALHQLDLQGVDTSQHPNTNAFPTFNFSNGTGFTQIGRDKTGITKSNTIQFSDNVTLALGKHTFKAGIDIRRVRYQDVELFLPSDDFGQFTFQSTFTGNAFGDFLIGAPTNLFFAVSSPDVAGRAWQTGAFLQDEFQVTSKLTISAGIRWTVLPPFYLLDGDAANFDQRTNSIIVPDALADTLKKQNLQNSNLAFQQSFNACNLGYGALPCTNYKTASQAGVPRGLRNTYWGNVQPRIAFAYRPFNDTKTVIRGGFGIFTMTNLGPLSFNNSGNPTSNLHTYTNSLVTDASGTHPAIQFPQTSPSTVTTQYGGGSLDQGVDPNYRDPQSNQWNLTIEHQVSKADTLRASYVGMHTYRLSITEDLNQIAASKTPYATTTASPYVDPRAPYPNWFELFSTFNAGRANYDALELEERHTSSKGLTLDASYTMAKNLADNQGDTPTAFAGEVNYGIPITDRFHVGNNYGNVSGTRRHRALITGVYQLPFGPGKAHLSSGWMSRVFGGWDLNTVTLLETGQWLTPSISPGGCQANASNDGSCPNTGAGQSQTNDQSNTNVTNRAATLRPDVISRDLYRGQSRQQYFNLSAFSATPVGAGRFGNAAVGMLQGPGTIAISLGTAKEFAIYENIHLRFESSFTNVLNHTNFAPPATQIDNPSTFGVLSAAQTSENAGNRTGQAALRLEF; via the coding sequence ATGCAGAACTCAATTCAGAAGGAGGGCGATACGCACCGCACGGGCACGGTTTCGACGACCTCAGTCGCGTATCTTCGCTGGCTCATCCACGCAAAGCGTGCGAGCCACGGCTCATCGACCAAGTGCTCGCTCCGTAAGCACGGATTACAGGCTGTCGTACTCTCTCTTGCCATGGCCGCTGTCGCCAATGCCCAATCGACCTTCGGAACCGTACGGGGCACCGTGCAGGATGCAACTGGTTCAGTCGTCCCCTCAGCTACGGTAACGGTGCACTCCATGGCAGAAAACACCGACCACATTGTGACGAGTAACGGCGCTGGCGAATTCAACCTCGAAAACCTGAAGCCCGGTCAATACCGTGTGACTGTACACAGTGATGGATTTGCTGATTCGATCATGTCCTCCGTCACCCTTGCGGCGCGGCAGGAGCTTCGCATCCCGGTGACGCTCGCCGTATCCTCAAACGGCGAAGTGGTCAACGTAGAAGCGAGCAGTGCCGTCATCAATACGGAAAACGCAGCAATTGGTGATGAGAAAAGCAACCTGGAGTTGACGCAGCTTCCGCTGAACAATCGTGCCAGCACCACCAGCCCAATCGGCGCACTTGGTCTTTCGCCAAACGTACAGACAGATAGCTCCGGCAACATTGCCATTGGGGGCGCCAGCTCTTCCATGGTGAACTTCTCCGTGGACGGCATCTCAACCGCGAACGTGCGTTCGAACGGTGCTCTGCAGGACGCGTATCCCTCGCAGGAAGGCATCGCGGCCATGAAGATTACGGCCTTCAACAACAATGCGGAATTCTCACAGGTGGGTGACGTAACCTTCGTTACGAAGAGCGGTGGCAACAGTTACCACGGAAGCCTGTTTGAGTATCTACAGAACGATGCGCTTGATGCGTCGCCTTACGGCTTCAGTGGCAAAGCTCCGAAGCGATTTAATACCTTTGGCGGCTCCATCGGTGGCCCAATCGCTCTACCGCATATATATGACGGCCACAACAAGACATTTTTCTTTGCCACCTACGAGGGCAATCGCCGCAGACTATCCGTTGCACAACAATTCCTTGTACCTACGCAGACAGAACGCAATGGCGACCTTTCGGATCTTGGAGGCCCGCAGATTGCGGCAAGCAGGATCAGCCCAACAGCAAAGGCATTGCTCGCATACTATCCGTTGCCCAATGTCTCAGGGCAGTCCAACTATAACTACGAGCATTTCCAATCAACACCCGCCAGCACGGATGGCGCCGATCTCAGGATCGATCAGACCATAAACAGCAAGCAGTCTATCTACGCACGTTTCAGCCGCAAAAACATCACGCAGAATGTTGCGAATCCGCTGCTGCCAAACGATGTGGATAGCATTCACAACCGCAGCCTGCTCGTCTCTCACACCTACACCATCACGCCGCATCTGCTGAATGAGTTTCGCTTCGGCTTCACAAATGTCCTCACCAACGTGAACTTCGGAATCAGGGGTATTGATGCATTGCATCAGCTTGACCTGCAGGGTGTTGACACCAGTCAACATCCCAATACCAACGCGTTTCCAACCTTCAACTTCAGCAACGGCACAGGCTTTACTCAGATCGGTCGCGATAAAACAGGCATAACGAAATCGAATACCATTCAGTTCTCGGATAACGTTACGCTTGCATTGGGCAAACATACTTTCAAGGCAGGCATCGACATTCGCCGCGTGCGTTATCAGGATGTGGAATTGTTCCTTCCCTCCGACGACTTTGGTCAGTTCACGTTCCAATCCACGTTTACCGGCAATGCCTTTGGCGACTTCCTGATCGGAGCGCCAACCAACCTTTTCTTCGCGGTATCAAGCCCCGACGTTGCCGGCCGCGCATGGCAGACGGGCGCATTTTTGCAGGATGAGTTTCAAGTCACATCGAAACTGACCATCAGCGCTGGCATACGCTGGACCGTCTTGCCACCCTTCTATCTCCTTGATGGCGATGCAGCCAACTTCGACCAGCGTACCAACAGCATCATTGTTCCTGATGCTCTTGCTGACACATTGAAGAAACAGAATCTTCAGAACTCAAACCTTGCCTTTCAGCAGTCGTTCAACGCTTGTAACCTTGGCTATGGCGCGCTTCCCTGCACAAACTACAAGACGGCGAGTCAGGCTGGCGTTCCTCGCGGTCTACGCAACACGTATTGGGGCAACGTGCAACCACGCATCGCATTTGCTTATCGTCCTTTCAACGACACAAAAACAGTCATTCGTGGCGGCTTCGGAATTTTTACCATGACGAACCTTGGCCCGTTGTCCTTCAACAACAGCGGTAACCCCACGTCAAACCTTCACACCTACACCAACTCACTCGTGACGGACGCATCGGGAACGCATCCGGCCATTCAGTTCCCGCAAACTTCTCCCTCTACAGTCACAACACAATACGGCGGAGGCAGTCTCGACCAGGGTGTCGATCCGAACTATCGCGATCCGCAGTCGAATCAGTGGAACCTTACGATAGAACATCAGGTAAGCAAAGCCGATACGCTTCGTGCGAGCTACGTGGGCATGCATACCTATCGCCTCAGCATCACAGAGGACCTGAATCAGATCGCGGCAAGCAAGACTCCATACGCCACCACGACAGCAAGTCCCTATGTCGATCCACGTGCACCGTACCCTAATTGGTTTGAACTCTTCAGTACCTTCAATGCCGGCCGAGCCAACTACGATGCCCTTGAGTTGGAAGAGCGTCACACGAGTAGCAAGGGCTTGACGTTAGACGCCAGCTATACGATGGCAAAGAATCTTGCGGACAATCAAGGTGACACGCCAACAGCATTTGCCGGCGAAGTCAACTACGGCATCCCTATCACCGATCGCTTCCACGTTGGCAACAACTATGGGAACGTCTCCGGTACCAGGCGGCATCGCGCACTGATCACTGGCGTATACCAGCTACCATTTGGACCCGGCAAAGCACATCTCAGCTCTGGCTGGATGAGCCGGGTGTTCGGAGGTTGGGACCTCAATACAGTGACGTTGTTAGAGACCGGCCAATGGCTCACACCCAGCATCAGCCCTGGTGGCTGTCAGGCAAATGCAAGCAACGATGGAAGTTGTCCAAACACCGGCGCTGGACAATCACAGACCAACGATCAGTCCAACACCAATGTCACCAACCGTGCGGCGACACTCCGTCCAGATGTGATCTCACGTGATCTCTATCGCGGCCAATCACGACAACAGTACTTCAATCTGTCTGCCTTCTCCGCAACACCAGTGGGAGCAGGACGCTTTGGAAATGCAGCGGTAGGCATGCTGCAAGGTCCAGGCACCATCGCTATCAGTCTTGGTACCGCAAAGGAGTTCGCGATATACGAAAATATCCATCTGCGATTCGAATCGAGCTTTACCAATGTGCTGAATCACACGAACTTCGCTCCTCCGGCAACACAGATCGATAACCCGTCAACCTTTGGTGTTCTGTCAGCGGCGCAAACCTCAGAGAACGCGGGTAATAGAACCGGACAAGCGGCATTGCGTTTGGAATTTTAG
- a CDS encoding glucosidase translates to MDPESARVSEARTANVPWRKWGPYLSERQWGTVREDYSQNGDAWDYFSHDQARSRAYRWGEDGLAGISDDNQTLCFSLALWNGNDPILKERAFGLTNSEANHGEDVKEYYFYLDNTPSHSYMKYLYKYPQAAYPYEQLIEVNRGRNRGDMEFELLDTGIFAENRYFDVLVEYAKQDPEDILIQITATNRGPDTATIHLLPTLWFRNTWSWSKDATKPSLQQEKGRDDVQVVTISHEQLGNGYLFCDGNVPLLFTDNETNEERIFGKPNLNPYVKDGINRFIVNGEQDAVRPAQTGTKAAAHYHLNVEAGTSAVVRLRLSPHASGIIPSPFEKFDSTMQNRREEADLFYKKVIPAMASSGQAAVMRQALAGMLWSKQFFYFDLSEWLREHEANPMAGIPTEMRNSDWFHMLNQNVISMPDKWEYPWFAAWDLAFHTIALSLVDPDFAKSQLDLMLEDNYLHPSGQIPAYEWNFSDVNPPVHAWATLFLYRMGQSAGMEDIEFLKRSFAKLSLNFSWWVNRKDRFGNNLFGGGFLGLDNIGVFDRSAPLPTGGCLEQADGTAWVSLFCQNMLEISVELASHDSFFQDMATKFAEHFLWIAKALNQTGAEGMWDEEDGFYYDILRLPDGSCQRLKVHSMVGLLPLCAVTIIEPWQRERIPRVVEALRERLRRMPELLNNIHPTGLGHLGYGERGIVALVTPERLRRILTRMLDENEFLSPYGIRSLSRYHAEHPYLFDAGGREYGVWYLPAESDTGMFGGNSNWRGPIWMPVNGLLIRALLSLYLYHGDDFKIECPTGSGKLMNLYEVAHEITNRLTKIFLRDENGRRPVYGGTETFQSDPNWKDHILFFEYFHGDNGAGLGASHQTGWTGIIATLMDIFQRTTAASFLERGKSDIFTKQ, encoded by the coding sequence ATGGATCCGGAATCGGCGAGAGTATCAGAGGCGCGCACCGCAAATGTTCCCTGGCGCAAGTGGGGACCCTATCTAAGCGAACGGCAGTGGGGAACGGTCCGCGAAGATTACAGCCAGAATGGAGATGCCTGGGACTATTTCAGCCATGACCAGGCCCGATCAAGAGCCTACCGCTGGGGTGAGGATGGACTGGCCGGTATCAGCGATGACAATCAGACCCTGTGTTTCAGCCTTGCTCTCTGGAATGGGAACGACCCCATTCTTAAAGAGCGTGCTTTTGGCTTAACGAATAGTGAGGCAAACCACGGAGAAGATGTAAAGGAATATTACTTCTATCTCGATAACACGCCAAGCCATTCCTACATGAAGTATCTCTATAAATATCCGCAGGCGGCGTATCCTTACGAGCAATTGATCGAAGTAAATCGGGGCCGTAACCGTGGAGATATGGAATTCGAACTCCTTGACACCGGTATCTTTGCGGAGAACCGCTATTTCGATGTACTGGTGGAATATGCCAAGCAAGACCCCGAAGATATCCTGATACAGATCACAGCCACCAATCGTGGGCCGGATACGGCCACGATCCATTTACTGCCAACGCTGTGGTTCCGGAATACCTGGTCATGGTCCAAAGATGCCACAAAGCCATCCCTGCAGCAGGAGAAGGGGCGCGACGATGTGCAAGTCGTCACAATTTCACATGAGCAGTTAGGCAACGGATATCTATTCTGCGACGGTAATGTACCACTGCTATTTACCGACAATGAAACCAATGAGGAACGCATCTTCGGGAAACCCAACCTCAATCCCTACGTCAAGGATGGGATCAACCGCTTTATCGTAAACGGAGAGCAGGACGCGGTGCGGCCGGCACAGACCGGCACCAAGGCTGCGGCTCATTATCACCTCAATGTGGAAGCAGGAACGTCAGCGGTAGTTCGTCTTCGGCTGTCTCCACATGCGTCTGGAATTATTCCCTCCCCTTTTGAAAAGTTCGATTCCACGATGCAGAATCGTCGCGAGGAAGCCGACCTCTTCTATAAGAAAGTCATCCCTGCAATGGCCAGCAGTGGTCAGGCTGCAGTGATGAGGCAGGCACTCGCGGGAATGCTCTGGTCCAAGCAGTTCTTTTATTTCGATCTAAGTGAATGGCTACGCGAACACGAAGCCAATCCCATGGCGGGGATTCCCACCGAAATGCGGAACAGCGATTGGTTCCATATGTTGAACCAGAATGTGATCTCCATGCCAGACAAGTGGGAGTATCCCTGGTTTGCGGCATGGGACCTGGCATTTCATACCATCGCGTTGTCCCTGGTGGATCCCGACTTTGCCAAGAGCCAGCTCGACCTGATGCTTGAGGACAATTATCTGCACCCCAGCGGTCAGATACCCGCATACGAATGGAACTTCAGCGATGTGAATCCTCCGGTACATGCCTGGGCAACTCTCTTTCTCTATCGAATGGGACAAAGCGCAGGGATGGAAGATATTGAATTCCTGAAGCGATCATTTGCCAAGCTCAGCCTCAACTTCAGTTGGTGGGTAAACCGGAAAGATCGTTTCGGAAATAATCTCTTCGGCGGTGGCTTCCTCGGTCTGGATAACATCGGTGTCTTCGACCGTAGCGCTCCCCTACCCACCGGCGGTTGCCTTGAGCAGGCGGACGGCACCGCCTGGGTTTCGCTTTTCTGTCAGAACATGTTGGAAATCAGTGTCGAACTTGCCAGCCATGACAGCTTCTTCCAGGACATGGCGACGAAGTTTGCGGAGCACTTCCTCTGGATCGCCAAGGCCTTAAATCAGACAGGGGCAGAGGGAATGTGGGATGAAGAGGACGGCTTTTACTATGACATACTCCGTCTTCCAGACGGCAGTTGTCAGAGGCTAAAGGTCCACTCAATGGTAGGACTGTTGCCGCTGTGCGCTGTAACCATCATCGAACCGTGGCAACGGGAGCGCATTCCGAGAGTAGTGGAAGCTCTGCGAGAACGGCTGCGCCGTATGCCCGAGTTGCTCAACAACATTCATCCTACGGGCCTGGGCCACCTTGGCTACGGTGAGCGCGGCATAGTTGCACTGGTAACCCCTGAACGCTTGCGGCGCATTCTAACGCGCATGCTGGATGAAAACGAATTTCTAAGCCCATATGGGATTCGATCTCTATCCCGTTACCATGCAGAACATCCTTACCTGTTCGACGCTGGCGGACGCGAGTATGGCGTATGGTATCTTCCGGCAGAATCAGACACAGGCATGTTTGGTGGAAACTCCAATTGGCGCGGTCCGATATGGATGCCAGTGAATGGGCTACTGATTCGCGCTCTCCTTTCTCTCTACCTCTATCACGGCGACGACTTCAAAATCGAATGCCCAACCGGCTCGGGAAAGCTGATGAATCTATATGAGGTAGCACACGAAATTACGAACCGGCTCACGAAAATATTTCTGCGCGATGAGAACGGTCGGCGTCCCGTGTACGGCGGCACAGAAACGTTCCAGAGCGATCCGAACTGGAAAGACCACATTCTCTTCTTCGAATACTTTCATGGAGACAATGGCGCTGGGCTGGGAGCATCGCACCAAACAGGATGGACCGGTATCATTGCCACGCTTATGGATATCTTCCAACGAACGACTGCAGCTTCCTTCTTAGAACGAGGCAAAAGCGATATCTTTACAAAGCAGTGA
- a CDS encoding YkvA family protein → MSLLSSSPIETLIPAQFSYMPEILPDVTAQKSEQSFHIDVAAADIDMKEAEREQGTEEARPVLVAITSKLISHAGILVLDVIFLYRLLRHPGTPWYARGVLFLPVMYLCSPIQLIPNFIPVLGQVDDVFMVWVGKRCAEKLVHAETRRECYDAAAAIRRSLFRRLNIS, encoded by the coding sequence GTGAGTTTGTTAAGCTCATCGCCTATTGAGACATTGATCCCTGCCCAGTTTTCATACATGCCGGAGATACTTCCCGACGTGACCGCGCAGAAATCAGAACAATCGTTCCATATCGATGTCGCGGCTGCCGACATCGATATGAAAGAGGCAGAACGTGAACAAGGTACAGAAGAAGCGCGCCCCGTTCTAGTGGCAATTACGAGTAAATTAATTTCGCATGCTGGCATCTTAGTTCTGGATGTGATTTTCCTTTATCGCTTGCTGCGTCATCCGGGAACGCCATGGTATGCCAGGGGGGTGCTGTTCCTTCCCGTAATGTATCTCTGTTCCCCTATCCAGTTAATACCAAACTTTATCCCGGTCCTTGGCCAGGTGGATGATGTCTTCATGGTGTGGGTTGGAAAGCGATGCGCTGAGAAGTTAGTTCATGCCGAAACGCGAAGAGAATGTTATGACGCGGCGGCGGCAATCAGAAGATCTCTTTTCAGACGTTTAAATATTTCTTGA
- a CDS encoding arylsulfatase, whose product MPEAKKPNIILLVTDDTGWGDLGAYGGGEGRGMPTPNFDRLAEEGMTFFSFYGQPSCTPGRAAIITGRIPNRSGMTTVAFQGQGGGLPAAEWTIASVLKTAGYQTFFTGKWHLGEDDSALPNAHGFDEMKYCGLYHLNAYTYADPTWFPDMGDKLRAMFAKVTKGALSGKAGEKPKEEFKINGQYVDTPEKGVVGIPFFDGYVEKAAIDYLDQAGKSDKPFFMNINFMKVHQPNLPHPDYIGKSLSKSKFADSVVEMDARVGRIMDKVRELGISENTIIFWTTDNGAWQDVYPDAGYTPFRGTKGTVREGGARVPAIVWAPGRIKPGTKNHDLLGSLDLMATFAAIAGVKLPTKDREDKPIIFDSIDMSPVWFGTGKSKRISWFYFTESELSPGAARVGNYKAVFNLRGDNGMATGGLAVDSNLGWKGPESYVATVPQVFDLWQDPQERYDIFMNSYTERTWTLVVINEAISELMKTYIQFPPRKIQSETYTGPITIQQYERFAHIRESLATSGIAIPLPTGN is encoded by the coding sequence ATGCCCGAAGCCAAGAAGCCGAACATTATCTTGTTAGTGACCGATGACACAGGATGGGGAGATCTGGGTGCCTACGGAGGTGGAGAAGGACGAGGCATGCCCACGCCGAACTTTGACAGGCTGGCGGAAGAGGGCATGACATTCTTTTCTTTCTATGGCCAGCCTAGCTGTACCCCCGGACGTGCGGCCATCATCACCGGTCGCATCCCGAATCGTAGCGGAATGACCACAGTAGCCTTCCAGGGACAGGGAGGAGGCTTGCCGGCGGCAGAATGGACAATTGCTTCCGTGTTGAAGACCGCTGGCTATCAGACCTTCTTCACCGGCAAATGGCATCTTGGCGAAGACGACTCTGCGCTGCCCAATGCCCATGGGTTCGATGAGATGAAGTACTGCGGCCTGTACCATCTGAACGCATATACATATGCCGACCCAACCTGGTTCCCTGACATGGGAGACAAGCTGCGGGCCATGTTTGCCAAGGTCACAAAGGGCGCGCTGTCCGGCAAGGCTGGCGAGAAACCCAAAGAAGAATTCAAAATTAATGGGCAATATGTCGACACCCCAGAAAAGGGAGTAGTAGGAATCCCATTCTTTGATGGGTATGTGGAGAAGGCTGCGATAGATTATCTCGACCAGGCAGGTAAGTCCGACAAGCCGTTCTTCATGAACATTAATTTCATGAAGGTACATCAGCCGAATCTGCCGCACCCGGACTACATCGGAAAATCGCTGTCGAAGAGCAAGTTCGCCGACTCGGTGGTGGAGATGGATGCGCGTGTGGGACGCATCATGGACAAGGTACGTGAACTGGGGATCAGCGAAAATACCATCATCTTCTGGACGACGGACAATGGCGCCTGGCAAGATGTGTATCCAGACGCGGGATATACACCGTTCCGCGGCACGAAAGGTACGGTCCGCGAAGGCGGAGCTCGCGTCCCTGCCATTGTGTGGGCGCCGGGCAGGATCAAGCCTGGGACCAAGAACCACGACCTTCTGGGAAGCCTCGACTTGATGGCAACGTTTGCTGCAATCGCAGGCGTGAAACTTCCGACAAAGGACCGTGAAGACAAGCCGATCATCTTCGACAGTATCGACATGTCGCCTGTTTGGTTTGGAACTGGAAAGTCGAAGCGCATCTCCTGGTTCTACTTCACGGAAAGCGAACTAAGTCCCGGCGCAGCGCGAGTCGGCAACTACAAGGCCGTCTTCAACCTGCGCGGCGACAACGGCATGGCCACTGGAGGCCTGGCCGTGGACTCCAACCTGGGCTGGAAGGGTCCCGAAAGTTACGTGGCGACAGTTCCGCAGGTTTTTGATCTGTGGCAGGACCCACAGGAGCGATACGACATCTTCATGAACAGTTACACTGAACGTACCTGGACGTTGGTCGTAATCAATGAGGCAATATCAGAACTCATGAAGACGTACATACAGTTTCCGCCCCGTAAGATCCAGAGCGAAACGTACACGGGCCCAATCACGATCCAGCAGTACGAGAGGTTTGCGCATATTCGGGAATCTCTTGCGACGAGTGGAATCGCTATCCCGCTACCAACCGGAAATTAA
- a CDS encoding bile acid:sodium symporter family protein has translation MTTQTIIVLALKVSIMLTVFGFGLEADHKDILYVFRRPGLLARSLTSMFLVMPIFALLFTHFVSLNPPVVIALITLSISPVPPILPKRVKKAGGLTPFGLGLMVTAASLSIVYIPAAVYLLGKYFGRPFAMGLIPVAKLVGISILLPLALGMLVRVWAPNLAGRLTRPAIRIGGIILILGALCLLTVALPAVWSLIGNGTILAFLCFVAVGLAAGHILGGPDPEQRVSLALCTACRHPALALAIAMTNIPKEHLVLAAIVLYLLLNIVFTIPYVAWQRKKRIGAPQDASVA, from the coding sequence ATGACAACGCAAACAATTATCGTTTTGGCCCTCAAAGTGAGCATCATGCTCACCGTATTCGGCTTTGGGTTAGAAGCAGACCATAAAGATATCCTCTATGTATTTCGAAGGCCCGGGCTGCTGGCACGGTCGTTGACGTCAATGTTCCTGGTCATGCCGATATTTGCCCTTCTGTTTACTCACTTCGTCTCACTCAACCCGCCCGTCGTTATTGCTCTCATTACTCTTTCCATATCCCCAGTACCGCCAATTCTTCCCAAGAGAGTAAAGAAAGCTGGCGGCCTGACGCCTTTTGGATTGGGACTGATGGTTACAGCCGCGTCGTTGTCCATCGTTTATATTCCGGCGGCGGTGTATCTGCTTGGAAAGTACTTCGGGCGTCCCTTTGCCATGGGACTCATCCCTGTGGCCAAACTGGTGGGTATTTCCATTTTGCTGCCGCTGGCCCTAGGCATGCTCGTTCGTGTGTGGGCGCCAAATCTCGCGGGCCGCCTCACAAGGCCGGCTATTCGTATCGGCGGAATCATATTGATTCTCGGTGCGCTTTGTCTCCTAACGGTCGCTCTCCCCGCCGTCTGGTCGCTGATTGGCAATGGGACAATTTTGGCTTTCCTCTGTTTTGTAGCCGTAGGTCTGGCCGCTGGCCATATTCTTGGTGGCCCGGATCCTGAACAGCGTGTATCGCTCGCGCTCTGCACCGCTTGTAGACATCCCGCGCTTGCGCTCGCGATCGCTATGACCAATATTCCTAAAGAGCACCTTGTTCTGGCCGCAATCGTTCTCTACTTACTACTTAACATCGTGTTTACGATCCCTTATGTCGCATGGCAGCGTAAAAAGCGGATTGGGGCTCCACAGGACGCCAGCGTGGCGTAA
- a CDS encoding response regulator transcription factor, whose translation MTDCTVHIVDDDSSLCRAMSRLLRAYEYGVETYAHPAQFINRVLPPVPACVLLDLRLSKVDGLDVQEIISRNADGPPIVFMSGHADVESSLRALKGGAVDFLLKPFDDHQLLASVQTALSLSEQAKRKRDSIRRDHMAFASLTLRERQVCLRIVQGLLNKQVGYELGTTEKTVKAQRAHVMQKLGADSLPDVVRLVDRLRSAGFLQSELLAVPRS comes from the coding sequence ATGACGGATTGCACTGTCCATATCGTCGATGATGACTCGAGTCTTTGCCGTGCCATGTCGCGGTTGTTGAGGGCGTACGAATATGGTGTTGAAACCTACGCCCACCCAGCTCAATTTATTAATCGAGTGTTGCCGCCCGTACCAGCATGCGTCCTGCTCGATCTTAGGCTCTCTAAGGTCGATGGGTTGGATGTGCAGGAGATCATCTCTCGTAACGCCGATGGTCCTCCCATTGTTTTCATGAGCGGTCACGCGGATGTCGAAAGTTCACTGCGGGCACTCAAGGGCGGTGCGGTGGATTTTCTGCTGAAGCCATTTGACGACCATCAGTTGCTCGCATCCGTGCAAACGGCACTGTCTCTTTCGGAACAAGCAAAGCGCAAACGCGACAGTATCCGCAGAGATCATATGGCGTTCGCCAGCCTCACATTAAGAGAGCGCCAAGTCTGTCTTCGTATCGTCCAGGGTCTTCTAAACAAGCAGGTGGGATACGAACTGGGAACTACAGAGAAAACGGTGAAGGCTCAGCGCGCCCATGTGATGCAGAAACTGGGCGCGGATTCTCTGCCGGATGTGGTCAGGCTGGTGGATCGATTGCGGTCTGCGGGCTTTCTTCAGTCAGAACTCCTGGCCGTCCCAAGATCTTGA